The following proteins are co-located in the Arctopsyche grandis isolate Sample6627 chromosome 3, ASM5162203v2, whole genome shotgun sequence genome:
- the LOC143909907 gene encoding NACHT domain- and WD repeat-containing protein 1 isoform X2: MLHSEVTSKLRVWCRTRGWQLHVVDLHWRTPLEAQRDHEFPRLCLSELARHSEYAYVIPVLFLNSSLGTPLLPLTIECSDFRVAVDSADNEDDRLLLSQWYEVDSAASPPCYRLTERGNEDKGDEERRVLAVFQKVLSVELRDAYLTTVVEQEVHNTVLMSQELARRCLWINRVFMQQTGRPEHDSVSEKELQRRLAILQKDLKSQLVEKHIARAVVAGTGMDGVQPSIPEHAQYLSGAKAHLAERLKAAAEAIIEEHASRSPLTHAQGIHASMFEELNSHTVFCQKTAQSSVNREAVLNSVKNYIVSDSTQCLVIVGASGSGKSTLIARAAQCCHQWSPDAFLAFRFVGITNMASTVQNILSSVVNQSSIILCGSQYVGRYDIPKLCEAFQKIISEIAQQRPTIIMIDGLDQVQGFNSASLDWIPTKLPDNVKIVITVAEGHKEMCPQVGETLRAKLDDGCFINMPDLTKSEARSIVMTGVVQYNHSVNAAIQEAVLKLVGECNIPLHAKILAWRTSVWQAWGARAGGSGSAGGALAALEELCGESRLRACLGALTASRHGLADHEMVDLLAREKQFHSLDTYLPWAPAAIFWARASARLAPFFVWGGDGRARWRDRALTEAARECFFPQAEMQIRKKLVDYFEGKWYEEKDPNLIGRLIPQDNKITAECFNARKLEELPYQRYHLCKPNLELFAFEKFFIDDTWIFDKISALGCGQLLEDIGLLELADDDAPEHVRFLKEFLEINSFALNYDAKQFYTLMYLFLEEKSNNGGVQSEICQKWYNNAKHPPIPSLVPMNLAKPSTMGKNKKDIIISELFDTKTYDLVVRLEKCEGYVASLSTEREEICVWDLAKCKKVRTLQGVTHPINLVEIDQFRCVVLCRRELRVYDLNTGTFITSLKGVMNQKMPFYGLHDPSHLVCLSRNRMYVNLMNTDTGDCVTTFKAGEDRFLNSLLVSGDGRMLVCGDETQKPFPLLVWNLSSRKLLYDLRIPHHDFITSLAAITHEGSYVCVVALELDEPTPNFIVVYDLQSGTLFKKWKPGRDTASLAISSADGCVVSGLDDARILVWDLVTGNCRYTLWGHTGAVTCLRLAPNGGHLLSSDIRCRDRSIRLWDLHSGTLISVFTPPERVSSCEILSGGRHVALALESHKDLVTLTLMTNGSDADESNAEKCYGDPENEGKIFDLRDKELGNGC, translated from the exons ATGCTTCACAGCGAAGTGACGTCCAAGTTGCGGGTCTGGTGCCGGACTCGGGGTTGGCAATTGCACGTCGTCGACTTGCACTGGAGGACGCCGCTAGAAGCTCAGCGGGATCATGAGTTCCCTCGTCTTTGCTTGTCGGAACTTGCTA GACACTCCGAGTATGCATATGTAATTCCAGTGTTATTCTTAAATTCATCTCTGGGCACACCACTGTTGCCGCTCACTATTGAATGTTCAGACTTTCGAGTGGCCGTTGATAGTGCAGACAATGAAGACGATCGGCTGTTGTTAAGTCAATG GTACGAAGTTGACAGCGCAGCATCTCCACCATGCTATCGGCTAACAGAACGTGGCAACGAGGACAAAGGAGACGAGGAACGGAGAGTGCTCGCCGTATTCCAAAAAGTACTATCAGTCGAACTTCGCGATGCATATCTTACAACAGTCGTTGAACAG gagGTGCACAATACAGTTTTAATGAGTCAAGAATTGGCGAGACGGTGCTTGTGGATCAATAGAGTGTTCATGCAACAGACCGGCAGACCGGAGCATGACTCTGTCAGCGAAAAAGAACTTCAACGCAGACTCGCCATACTCCAGAAAGACCTCAAG TCTCAGCTCGTAGAGAAGCACATAGCACGGGCAGTTGTAGCCGGCACGGGAATGGACGGTGTTCAACCTTCGATACCAGAGCATGCACAATATTTATCAGGTGCAAAAGCCCACCTGGCCGAGAGGCTCAAAGCGGCTGCCGAGGCGATCATCGAAGAGCACGCTTCCCGATCACCTCTCACTCATGCACAAGGCATACACGCCAG CATGTTCGAGGAATTGAACAGTCACACCGTGTTCTGTCAGAAGACGGCCCAAAGCAGCGTCAATAGAGAAGCTGTGCTCAACAGTGTTAAAAA TTATATCGTCAGCGATAGTACGCAGTGTTTGGTGATTGTCGGTGCTTCCGGCTCCGGAAAGTCTACTTTGATCGCTCGCGCCGCTCAGTGTTGCCATCAATGGAGTCCAGATGCGTTTTTGGCTTTTAG GTTTGTGGGTATTACAAATATGGCCAGCACAGTGCAAAACATATTAAGCTCCGTAGTCAATCAAAGCTCAATTATTTTGTGCGGATCGCAATACGTCGGAAGATAC GACATACCGAAGCTATGTGAAGCATTCCAAAAGATCATATCTGAAATAGCACAACAACGTCCAACGATAATCATGATTGATGGCCTCGATCAAGTCCAAGGCTTCAACTCAGCCAGTCTAGACTGGATACCTACAAAGCTACCAGACAACGTGAAGATCGTCATCACCGTCGCCGAAGGTCACAAAGAAATGTGTCCACAAGTTGGCGAAACACTTCGAGCCAAATTGGATGATGGCTGCTTCATTAACATGCCTGATCTCACCAAGAGCGAGGCCAGAAGCATCGTCATGACGGGTGTGGTGCAATATAATCATTCAGTGAACGCCGCCATACAAGAGGCGGTTTTGAAGTTAGTCGGAGAATGTAATATTCCATTGCACGCTAAG ATTTTGGCGTGGAGAACTTCTGTGTGGCAGGCTTGGGGTGCTAGAGCTGGTGGATCTGGTAGTGCTGGTGGTGCTCTGGCTGCGCTCGAAGAGTTGTGCGGAGAAAGTCGCTTGCGTGCGTGTTTAGGCGCGCTGACGGCTTCCCGACACGGTCTAGCCGATCATGAAATGGTGGATTTACTCGCTAGGGAAAAACAATTTCATAGTTTAGACACATATT tACCGTGGGCTCCGGCGGCAATATTTTGGGCCCGAGCGTCTGCTCGTCTGGCTCCGTTCTTTGTGTGGGGTGGAGACGGACGAGCCAGATGGAGAGATCGAGCACTTACAGAAGCTGCTAGAGAATGCTTCTTCCCACAAGCGGAAATGCAAATTCGCAAGAAGCTAGTCGACTATTTTgag gGTAAATGGTATGAAGAGAAAGATCCAAATTTGATCGGAAGATTAATACCTCAAGATAATAAAATCACCGCTGAatg TTTCAACGCTAGAAAACTTGAAGAGTTACCGTACCAGAGATATCATCTATGCAAGCCCAACTTGGAATTATTCGCCTTTGAGAAATTCTTTATCGACGACACATGGATCTTCGACAAGATCTCTGCCCTCGGATGCGGACAGCTGCTCGAAGACATTGGCCTGTTGGAGCTTGCCGACGATGACGCCCCAGAACACGTCAGATTCTTGAAAGAGTTCCTGGAGATCAATTCGTTTGCGCTGAACTACGACGCTAAACAATTCTACACCCTGATGTATCTGTTCTTGGAAGAGAAGTCAAACAACGGGGGCGTGCAGAGCGAAATATGCCAAAAGTGGTACAACAACGCCAAACATCCACCAATCCCATCCCTCGTGCCAATGAACCTCGCAAAGCCGTCCACAATGGGCAAGAACAAGAAAGACATCATCATCAGCGAGCTGTTCGATACGAAAACGTATGATTTGGTAGTCAGATTGGAAAAGTGTGAAGGATACGTGGCAAGCTTGTCTACCGAGAGGGAAGAGATATGCGTGTGGGACTTGgcaaa GTGTAAAAAAGTGCGTACTCTGCAAGGTGTGACTCATCCGATCAATCTCGTTGAAATAGATCAATTCAGATGCGTCGTTTTGTGCCGTCGAGAGCTGCGAGTTTACGATCTCAACACT GGAACATTCATAACTTCTCTCAAGGGTGTAATGAACCAAAAGATGCCATTCTACGGCCTCCACGATCCCTCACATCTAGTCTGCCTGTCTCGGAACAGAATGTACGTCAATCTGATGAACACGGATACGGGCGATTGTGTCACCACATTCAAAGCCGGCGAAGACAGATTCCTCAATTCGTTGCTCGTGTCTGGAGATGGAAG gATGTTGGTATGCGGAGATGAAACTCAGAAGCCTTTCCCTTTGCTGGTTTGGAATTTAAGCTCTCGCAAACTCCTTTACGATCTAAGAATACCGCATCATGATTTCATCACATCTTTAGCAGCGATCACGCACGAAG GTTCTTATGTATGCGTTGTTGCGTTGGAGCTCGACGAGCCTACTCCCAACTTCATTGTAGTCTACGATTTGCAATCTGGAACGCTCTTCAAGAAGTGGAAACCGGGACGAGATACGGCATCGCTAGCGATCAGTTCTGCCGATGGCTGTGTAGTCTCCGGTCTCGATGATGCGAGGATTCTCGTTTGGGATCTTGTGACCG GAAATTGCCGATACACTTTGTGGGGCCACACCGGTGCTGTAACCTGCTTGAGACTTGCACCAAACGGAGGACATTTACTATCAAGCGACATCCGCTGCCGTGACCGCTCTATCCGTCTTTGGGATTTACATTCAG GCACTTTAATCTCCGTTTTCACACCTCCGGAACGGGTCAGCTCATGTGAAATACTATCGGGCGGCC